In one Lolium rigidum isolate FL_2022 chromosome 3, APGP_CSIRO_Lrig_0.1, whole genome shotgun sequence genomic region, the following are encoded:
- the LOC124703860 gene encoding tubulin alpha-1 chain-like yields MRECISIHIGQAGIQVGNACWELYCLEHGIQPDGQTSGDKTIGGGDDAFNTFFSETGAGKYVPRAVFVDLEPTVIDEVRTSAYRQLFHPEQLISGKEDAANNFARGHYTIGKEIVDLCLDRIRKLADNCTGLQGFLVFNAVGGGTGSGLGSLLLERLSVDYGKKSKLGFTVYPSPQVSTSVVEPYNSVLSTHSLLEHTDVSILLDNEAIYDICRRSLDIERPTYTNLNRLVSQVISSLTTSLRFDGALNVDVTEFQTNLVPYPRIHFMLSSYAPVISAEKAYHEQLSVSEITNSAFEPSSMMAKCDPRHGKYMACCLMYRGDVVPKDVNAAVATIKTKRTIQFVDWCPTGFKCGINYQPPTVVPGGDLAKVQRAVCMISNSTSVVEVFSRIDHKFDLMYAKRAFVHWYVGEGMEEGEFSEAREDLAALEKDYEEVGAEGGDDEEGEDEDDY; encoded by the exons ATGAGGGAGTGCATCTCGATCCACATCGGGCAGGCCGGCATCCAGGTCGGCAACGCGTGCTGGGAACTTTACTGCCTCGAGCATGGCATCCAG CCTGATGGCCAGACGTCCGGTGACAAGACCATCGGAGGTGGTGATGACGCCTTCAACACCTTCTTCAGCGAGACCGGGGCAGGCAAGTACGTGCCCCGTGCCGTCTTCGTCGATCTCGAGCCCACCGTGATCGACGAGGTCCGCACCAGCGCCTACCGCCAGCTCTTCCACCCCGAGCAGCTCATCAGCGGCAAGGAGGACGCAGCCAACAACTTCGCCCGTGGCCACTACACAA TTGGCAAGGAGATTGTGGATCTCTGCCTGGACCGCATCCGCAAGCTGGCCGACAACTGCACTGGCCTTCAGGGCTTCCTGGTCTTCAACGCCGTCGGTGGTGGAACTGGGTCCGGCCTTGGTTCGCTCCTCCTCGAGCGCCTGTCCGTGGACTATGGAAAGAAGTCCAAGCTGGGATTCACTGTGTACCCGTCTCCTCAGGTGTCCACCTCTGTTGTTGAGCCCTACAACAGTGTGCTCTCCACCCACTCCCTGCTGGAGCACACCGATGTCTCCATCCTGCTCGACAACGAGGCCATCTACGACATCTGCAGGCGCTCCCTGGACATCGAGAGGCCcacctacaccaacctcaaccgcCTCGTCTCTCAG GTGATCTCATCACTGACCACTTCCCTGAGGTTCGATGGTGCCCTGAACGTGGACGTGACCGAGTTCCAGACCAACCTGGTCCCGTACCCGAGGATCCACTTCATGCTCTCCTCCTACGCCCCAGTCATCTCTGCGGAGAAGGCCTACCACGAGCAGCTCTCCGTGTCCGAGATCACCAACAGCGCCTTCGAGCCCTCGTCCATGATGGCCAAGTGTGACCCCCGCCACGGCAAGTACATGGCCTGCTGCCTCATGTACCGTGGCGACGTGGTGCCCAAGGACGTGAACGCGGCCGTGGCCACCATCAAGACCAAGCGCACCATCCAGTTCGTCGACTGGTGCCCCACGGGCTTCAAGTGCGGCATCAACTACCAGCCGCCCACCGTGGTGCCCGGCGGCGACCTCGCCAAGGTGCAGAGGGCGGTCTGCATGATCTCCAACTCCACCAGCGTCGTCGAGGTCTTCTCCCGCATCGACCACAAGTTCGACCTCATGTACGCCAAGCGTGCCTTCGTCCACTGGTACGTCGGTGAGGGCATGGAGGAGGGCGAGTTCTCTGAGGCTCGTGAGGACCTGGCTGCCCTGGAGAAGGACTACGAGGAAGTCGGCGCTGAGGGCGGCGACGATGAGGAGGGCGAGGATGAGGATGACTACTGA